One Cryobacterium roopkundense genomic region harbors:
- the fabG gene encoding 3-oxoacyl-ACP reductase FabG: MTMTRTVLVTGGNRGIGFAIAEEFLAQGHRVAVTSRSGQGPEGSLTVRADVTDAASIDAAFSEIEAALGAVEVVVANAGITRDMLLMRMSDDDFTSVIDTNLSGAFRVVKRASKGMLKSKFGRIVLISSVVGLYGSAGQVNYSASKSGLVGLARSVTRELGSRGITANVVAPGFIETDMTAELPAATQADYKKSIPAGRFATPTEVARVVTWLAGDDAGYISGAVIPVDGGLGMGH, translated from the coding sequence ATGACTATGACACGAACTGTTCTCGTCACCGGGGGCAACCGCGGCATTGGTTTCGCCATCGCGGAGGAATTTCTCGCGCAGGGCCACCGAGTCGCGGTGACCTCGCGTTCGGGGCAGGGGCCAGAAGGCAGCCTGACGGTTCGTGCAGATGTGACGGATGCGGCCTCCATCGACGCCGCCTTCTCGGAGATCGAGGCTGCCCTCGGCGCGGTCGAGGTTGTCGTGGCCAATGCCGGCATCACCAGGGACATGCTGCTCATGCGAATGTCCGACGATGATTTCACGTCGGTGATCGATACCAATCTCAGCGGTGCCTTCCGTGTAGTCAAGCGCGCATCCAAGGGCATGTTGAAGTCGAAATTCGGTCGCATCGTGCTGATTTCCAGTGTCGTGGGACTGTACGGATCCGCCGGACAGGTGAACTACTCGGCCTCAAAGAGCGGCCTGGTGGGTCTCGCCCGTTCGGTCACACGGGAGCTGGGTTCGCGGGGCATCACGGCGAACGTCGTAGCTCCGGGGTTCATCGAGACAGATATGACGGCAGAACTCCCGGCGGCGACCCAGGCCGACTACAAGAAGTCGATTCCGGCGGGTCGGTTCGCCACCCCGACCGAGGTCGCTCGAGTCGTGACGTGGCTGGCAGGAGACGACGCGGGGTACATCTCGGGTGCCGTGATTCCCGTTGATGGCGGCCTGGGCATGGGGCACTAG
- the serB gene encoding phosphoserine phosphatase SerB — MTTATRFLVVLDVDSTLIQDEVIELLADAAGSRELVADVTERAMLGELDFSESLRARVETLQGLPESVFADVGRLIRPTDGVTELIAGLHSHGCRVAAVSGGFHELLDPLAARLHLDHWRANRLEVVGGLLTGRVTGAVIDAEAKASALREWATLEGVPLTRTVAIGDGANDLRMMAVAGLSIAFNAKPRVRAAADLAIDSCDLSQVLPVLGLRG; from the coding sequence GTGACAACCGCAACACGCTTTCTCGTCGTTCTTGACGTGGACTCCACGCTGATCCAAGATGAGGTCATCGAGCTGCTCGCCGACGCGGCAGGTTCTCGCGAACTCGTTGCCGACGTCACCGAGCGCGCCATGCTCGGTGAACTGGATTTTTCGGAGAGCTTGCGGGCGCGGGTGGAGACCCTACAGGGTCTCCCCGAGAGTGTCTTCGCCGACGTCGGCCGCCTCATCCGGCCGACGGACGGCGTGACTGAGCTCATCGCCGGCCTGCATTCCCACGGATGCCGGGTGGCCGCGGTGTCCGGCGGGTTCCACGAGCTGCTCGATCCCCTCGCGGCGCGCCTTCACCTCGATCATTGGCGCGCGAATCGACTCGAAGTCGTAGGCGGGCTGCTCACCGGCCGCGTGACCGGCGCCGTCATCGACGCCGAGGCGAAGGCCTCCGCTCTGCGGGAGTGGGCCACCCTCGAGGGCGTGCCCCTCACCCGCACCGTCGCTATCGGCGATGGAGCGAACGACCTCCGTATGATGGCCGTCGCCGGCCTCTCCATCGCCTTCAACGCCAAGCCCCGCGTGCGGGCCGCCGCCGACCTCGCCATCGACAGCTGCGACCTCAGCCAGGTGCTGCCCGTATTGGGCCTGCGCGGCTGA
- the glgC gene encoding glucose-1-phosphate adenylyltransferase: protein MKAKKIFGIVLAGGEGKRLMPLTEDRAKPAVPFGGHYRLIDFALSNLINSGLTQVVVLTQYKSHSLDRHVSQTWHVSGGLSNSYIASVPAQQRLGKRWFSGSADAILQSLNLIHDEKPDIVVVVGADHVYRMDFSQMIDAHIASGAQATVAAIRQPIGLADQFGVIEVDAATPDRISEFREKPKNAVGLADAPHEVFASMGNYVFNTDALIEAVLRDGERTDSSHDMGGDIIPDFVARGEAGVYDLQRNDVPGSTDRDRYYWRDVGTIDSFFEAHQDLISALPVFNLYNQEWPIFSQQLNSPPAKFVRDARGALGTMIDSIVSLGCVISGAHIERSVLGPWTVIGSGSEVVDSIVFDRVQILAGAVVHRAVLDKEVVVEAGATIGVDRARDLARGFSVTESGITVVGKGVRVQP, encoded by the coding sequence ATGAAGGCCAAGAAGATCTTTGGAATAGTTCTCGCTGGTGGTGAGGGAAAGCGGCTGATGCCGCTGACCGAGGACCGCGCCAAGCCCGCCGTGCCTTTTGGCGGCCACTACCGTCTCATTGATTTTGCGCTGTCGAACCTGATCAATTCCGGGCTGACCCAGGTGGTTGTTCTCACCCAGTACAAGTCCCACAGTCTTGACCGGCACGTGTCCCAGACCTGGCACGTATCGGGCGGGCTCTCGAATTCGTACATCGCGTCGGTGCCTGCCCAGCAGCGCCTCGGTAAGCGCTGGTTCAGCGGTTCGGCCGATGCCATCCTGCAGAGCCTCAACCTGATTCACGATGAGAAGCCCGACATCGTTGTCGTCGTAGGTGCGGACCACGTGTACCGCATGGACTTCAGTCAGATGATCGACGCTCACATTGCGTCAGGAGCGCAGGCCACCGTCGCTGCAATTCGCCAGCCCATCGGCCTGGCGGACCAGTTCGGCGTGATCGAGGTCGACGCTGCCACACCCGACCGCATCTCCGAGTTCCGGGAAAAGCCCAAGAATGCCGTGGGACTTGCCGACGCTCCCCACGAGGTGTTCGCGTCCATGGGCAATTACGTCTTCAACACCGATGCGCTCATCGAAGCGGTACTCCGCGACGGAGAGCGCACGGACTCGAGCCACGACATGGGAGGGGACATCATTCCCGATTTCGTGGCCCGCGGCGAGGCCGGCGTCTACGATCTCCAGCGCAACGACGTGCCAGGGTCTACCGATCGGGACCGCTACTACTGGCGGGACGTGGGAACCATTGACTCGTTCTTCGAGGCGCATCAGGACCTGATCTCCGCCCTGCCCGTTTTCAACCTGTACAACCAGGAATGGCCGATCTTCAGCCAGCAGCTCAACTCCCCACCCGCGAAGTTCGTGCGCGACGCACGCGGTGCCCTCGGTACCATGATCGACTCCATAGTGTCCCTCGGCTGCGTCATTTCGGGTGCGCACATTGAGCGCAGCGTCCTCGGACCTTGGACGGTGATCGGCTCCGGTTCCGAAGTCGTGGACTCCATCGTCTTCGACAGAGTGCAAATTCTGGCGGGTGCCGTCGTGCACCGCGCTGTGCTCGACAAAGAGGTCGTCGTCGAGGCAGGCGCCACGATCGGCGTCGACAGGGCTCGCGACCTCGCGCGCGGCTTCAGCGTCACCGAATCGGGAATCACCGTGGTGGGCAAGGGCGTACGCGTACAACCGTGA